The nucleotide window TTTACCTCCTTGCTTTAGCAATTTACACTTTCACCTGCGATGTCTTGCGCGCGATCATCTCGTTGAGCTCATCGACATTGGAACTGCGTCCGACAGCGTCGCCGATCGTGATCTTGCGTTGCAGGTAGAGCTCGGCCAGGGACTGGTTCATGGTGCGCATGCCGTACTTCTGGCCGGCCTGGATCGATGAATATATCTGCGCGATCTTGTCATCTCGAATTATCGCCCGGATAGCGGGAGTGGCCCTCATGACCTCCATTGCCAGAGCGCGTCCTCCCCCGACTTTCGGGATCAATTGCTGTACCACCACTGACTGCAAAACAAAGGAGAGCGTCACCCGCACCTGCTCCTGCTGGTTGGTCGGGAAAACGTCGACAATACGGTTGATAGATTCCGCGGCTGAATTTGTATGCAATGTGGCAAATACCAGGTGACCGGTTTCGGAGATATTCAGGGCCGCCTCGATCGTTTCCAGGTCCCGCATCTCACCGATCAGGACGACATCGGGATCCTCTCGCAGGGCATATTTCAGAGCCGAGGCAAATGATTTGGTGTCAGCGTGGACTTCACGCTGGTTGACGATACAGCCCATGTGACGATGGAGATACTCGATCGGATCTTCGACCGTCAGAATATGTTCGTTGCGTTCACGGTTGACTTTATCGATAATAGCCGCCAGGGTGGTCGACTTACCCGAACCGGTCGGTCCACAGACCAGGACCAGGCCACGCGGGTATTCGGCGAACTCCTGGATCACCTTGGGAATGCCCAGTTCTTCAAAGCTTTTTACGCGGTAGGGAATCTGCCTCATAGCCACCGAGACATTACCACGCTGAACAAATATATTTGTACGGAAACGCGACAGGTTCTCAACACCGAAGGAGAGATCGAGTTCGCTGTTTTCCTCGAACTTCTGTTTCTGTTTCTCACTCATCATCGAGTAAGCCAGCTTCTTGGTAATGTCGGGATTTAACCGATCAAAATCCAGCTTGGTGAGTTTTCCATCCAGCCGTATCATCGGCGGAGCCCCGACAGTCAGGTGCAAATCCGAGGCACCTTTTTTGACCATGATTTCGAGCAATTCACGCAGGGTAACCATATATCACCACCTCTATTGTTATTCTTCCTTGGCATCATCGGTTGCTGACTTGGCCATGACCTCGGCCACGTTTGTGAACCCCTGGCGCAATTTTTCTATAGCGGCCATTCTCAAAGTCAGCATACCTTCTTTTATTGCCTGCTTGCGAATTTCCGGAACCGAGGCTTGCTCCAAAATCATCCGTTCCATTTTTGCCGTAACAGGCATCACCTCGAATATACCGGTACGGCCGGACATACCCGTGTCGTTGCAATCGGGACAGCCCTTGCCGTCATATACCACAAAATCCTTAACTTCTTCTTCCGGGATACCCATCTTTATCAACGTTTCCGGATCGACCTCAACGGGCTGTTTACAGCTCTGGCAGATTTTTCTGATCATACGCTGGGCCATGATCAACTTGGTGGAGGAGGCTACCAGAAATGGCGGAATGCCCATGTCGATCAGACGGCTGACTGTCGAGGGAGCGTCGTTGGTGTGGATTGTCGAAAACACCAGATGCCCTGTCAGCGCGGCCCGGATGGCAATTTCGGCTGTCTCTGTATCACGAATCTCACCGACCATGATAATGTCCGGATCCTGCCTCAGAAACGACCTCAGCGAAGCCGCGAACGTCAGGCCGATATTGGAACGGACCGCCACCTGGTTGATGCCGTCGAAATTGAACTCGACCGGATCCTCGGCAGTCATGATGTTGACATCGGTCGTGTTGATCTGTTTCAAGGCCGAATACAGGGTGGTGGTCTTACCTGAACCGGTCGGACCGGTCACGAGTATGATTCCGAATGGAAGGTGAATCGCCTCGTCAAAAGCTTTCAGCGACTCTGGTTCAAACCCGAGCTTGGTCATATCAACCATGAGTGATTTCGGGTCAAGAATTCGCATAACGACCTTCTCGCCGAAAATTGTCGGCAGGATTGATACACGCAGGTCGATCGTTCGTCCCGACACCTTGACCTTGATACGGCCGTCCTGGGGAAGACGGCGTTCTGAAATATCCAGGTCAGCCATGATCTTGACACGGGAGATGATCGCGGCCCGGTATCTGAAGGGCAACGGGTCCATCTCCTGCAGTTTACCGTCGACACGGAAGCGCACACGGATACGCTTTTCATAGCACTCGATGTGGATATCCGAAGCGCCTTTTTTGATCGCGTCGGCGATAATCGAGTCCACAAGCTTAACAAGTGGTTTGTCCTGCACCTGGGAGGCCAGGTCCTGTTCGGTTACAGCATCATCACTGTCTTCGACCAGTTCGAGATCGGAATCCTCGATATCCTTGAGAACATCGGAGAACCCCCCGCTCTCCTGGTAGTAGCGATCGATCGATTTCGAGATCGCGTCCTGGGGAGAGATGACCGGCTGGATATAACATCCGGTAATAAATTTGATCGCATCCAGGACGTAGATATTGTTGGGGTCCGAGATCGCCACGATCAGGGTCTTGCCGAGCTTGGAAACCGCGATGACATTGAACTTGCGAGCGATGTCGAGCGGGATCAGCTTGACCACGTCGACATTGAGCTCCAGGTCGGAGAGCCTGAGCGCGCCGATATTGAGCTGTTTGCCGACAAAGGCTGAGATCTCGTCGGTATCCGACATCGCCCCGACCTCAACCAGGGCCTGGTCGAGACGCTTGTCTCCATTTTTGGCCAGCTCCTCCGCCTTCTGAAGTTGCTCGTTAGTGATCTTACCGGCGTTAACCAGTATTGTCCCAAGTTCACTGCCCATAACTTGCTTTCATCACCTCTCAGTCCTGAAAAATATCATCCAGTTTGCTCTCGGCTGAATCCGCGAAATCATCACCGATACCTTCGTTGTCCTCGGCAACTCTTTCACCCGCGGCCTGGAAAATCTTGTTGAGTTCCTCAGCTGTTTCCTTGGAATAGAGCCGTACCATACCGATCGTGGTGCGATCGTCAAAGATGACCACCAGAATGGTGCGTTCATTGATCAGGGACATGTGGATATGATCTTTTTTGCCCTGATGGAAAAGCACTGAGAATTCGGGTTCACCAACCAGACGAGCGATCTCCTTGGTGGAAGCAAACGAACCCGCCAAAAGAGCCGCCAGCGCGGTCGTATCGAGGGAATGGGTGAAACCCTGACGGGTCACGAGGTGACCGTCCTTGTCAACCAGAAGCGCGCACTTGGCCTCCGAACCCTTCAGAAGCTTGCGAAGGATACCATCAATTCTGGTGGTTTCCTCCTGGTAAATGATCAGACTGTCTTCCGCCATCTATACCTCCTGAATCACTTTTTCTTGAATAACCTGAACAGGAAAAAGCCTTTTTTCTTTTTCTTGGCCTTCAAAGGAGCGGCCATCTTGGGACGTTCTGTCGGAAGTGCGAAGATGTCTTCTTCGTATTCATCCTCGTCATCTTCCTCGCCAGCCTCATCCCGGACCGGTTCCGGCATCTCTTCTTCTTCAGGAGCCGGAGTTTCCTCAGGCATTTCGGTCACTTCTTCCGGTTCATCATAATCAGCCGTCGGCTGGATTTCTTCAGCCTCGGGCTCCGGTTTAGGTT belongs to Candidatus Zixiibacteriota bacterium and includes:
- the pilB gene encoding type IV-A pilus assembly ATPase PilB; translated protein: MGSELGTILVNAGKITNEQLQKAEELAKNGDKRLDQALVEVGAMSDTDEISAFVGKQLNIGALRLSDLELNVDVVKLIPLDIARKFNVIAVSKLGKTLIVAISDPNNIYVLDAIKFITGCYIQPVISPQDAISKSIDRYYQESGGFSDVLKDIEDSDLELVEDSDDAVTEQDLASQVQDKPLVKLVDSIIADAIKKGASDIHIECYEKRIRVRFRVDGKLQEMDPLPFRYRAAIISRVKIMADLDISERRLPQDGRIKVKVSGRTIDLRVSILPTIFGEKVVMRILDPKSLMVDMTKLGFEPESLKAFDEAIHLPFGIILVTGPTGSGKTTTLYSALKQINTTDVNIMTAEDPVEFNFDGINQVAVRSNIGLTFAASLRSFLRQDPDIIMVGEIRDTETAEIAIRAALTGHLVFSTIHTNDAPSTVSRLIDMGIPPFLVASSTKLIMAQRMIRKICQSCKQPVEVDPETLIKMGIPEEEVKDFVVYDGKGCPDCNDTGMSGRTGIFEVMPVTAKMERMILEQASVPEIRKQAIKEGMLTLRMAAIEKLRQGFTNVAEVMAKSATDDAKEE
- a CDS encoding roadblock/LC7 domain-containing protein, whose product is MAEDSLIIYQEETTRIDGILRKLLKGSEAKCALLVDKDGHLVTRQGFTHSLDTTALAALLAGSFASTKEIARLVGEPEFSVLFHQGKKDHIHMSLINERTILVVIFDDRTTIGMVRLYSKETAEELNKIFQAAGERVAEDNEGIGDDFADSAESKLDDIFQD
- a CDS encoding PilT/PilU family type 4a pilus ATPase encodes the protein MVTLRELLEIMVKKGASDLHLTVGAPPMIRLDGKLTKLDFDRLNPDITKKLAYSMMSEKQKQKFEENSELDLSFGVENLSRFRTNIFVQRGNVSVAMRQIPYRVKSFEELGIPKVIQEFAEYPRGLVLVCGPTGSGKSTTLAAIIDKVNRERNEHILTVEDPIEYLHRHMGCIVNQREVHADTKSFASALKYALREDPDVVLIGEMRDLETIEAALNISETGHLVFATLHTNSAAESINRIVDVFPTNQQEQVRVTLSFVLQSVVVQQLIPKVGGGRALAMEVMRATPAIRAIIRDDKIAQIYSSIQAGQKYGMRTMNQSLAELYLQRKITIGDAVGRSSNVDELNEMIARKTSQVKV